In the Symphalangus syndactylus isolate Jambi chromosome 17, NHGRI_mSymSyn1-v2.1_pri, whole genome shotgun sequence genome, cagttccactcctagatataaaTCCAAGTAAAAATGCTGCCATGTCTTCCCTAAAAGACTGCAAGAATGTTTACAGCACAATTCATAGTAACTCCAAACTGGAAACACGCAAATGCCTATCAAAAATAGGATGGATAATAAATGTtatattcatgcaatggaatattatacagcagtGAGAATAAACATAATGGTAACtattttcaacatatgaatgaaaCTCACAAACATACAGTGTGTATCCTTTGGGTGGATTATTTGAAGGGTGCCCTAGAGTAGTGTTATAGTACTGTTTCTTGATCTGGGGGCTATTTATATGGATGTGTTAACTCTGGAAATTCATCAAGCTATATACCTATAACTGGtgcaattttctgtatttgtgtcataattaaaatgagaaattttgaAATCCCAAcagttatgtgtgtgtgcatgtgtgtgtgtctgtatgagagacagtgagagagagagagagagagagaaaaaaaaaattggcaaactgTTAATAAAATTCATACataaatgcaaaggacctagaataacCAAGAAAGTGTTTCTTGAAGAACAACAGAATTGGAGGACATTTACTATTGCCTATCAAGTCTACAGTATATGTAATATTGGCACAAGGATAAACATATAGGTCAGTTGGCCCGAATAGAGACTCCAGAAATAGATCTATGTATGGTCAATCACTTTTTCAAATAGATGTCAAGGTAATGagagaagataattttttcaaaaaatagtgctggaacaactggacatttgtgCAAAAAAAATGAACCTCTAACCTTACATCTCactctctgcaaaaaattaaacgGGATCctaacctaaatgtaagagctaaaataataatatttctagaagaaaatgaagaagtcTTTGTGACCTTGAATTAGGCAAAGAATTCTTAATTAGGACACAGAAAAGCGtgaatcacaaaagaaaaaaatgataaattggaccttatcaaaaagtttttaatttctttctttatatgacaaactctcatacactgataatgggaatgtaaaatatggTACAGCCTTTTGGAAAACaacttggcagtttcttaaaattttaaacacaaacCCACCATATGACTGAGCTATTGTACTCTTAAGTATTTATCGTGGAACTTTAAATCACATGTTTACACAAACACTTGGACAAAAAATGgttttagcagctttatttgtaataacccCAAACTGGTaaaaaaccaaatgtccatcagcagaggTATGGATTAGAAAACTGTGATGTATtcctaaaatggaatattattcaacaattaaaaaaacacatctgATACATCCAACAACAGTGAATCATGcttaatgaaagaagccagaccaccCCCCACCACAAAAGAGCACTTACTGATAGAGCTGACCTAAGAAGCTTTGAAATGCAATATTTTGACTTGATACTACAAGGCAGACAAAACTGTATACAAACTACACTCTGGTTGGTAGATTTGTTTCTCATAGGAGCAtggttagcaattctgaaactcttTTACATGTTGTGTTTTctaaggctgctgtaacaaattaccacagacttgGTGGCATAAAGCAAGAGAAATTTAATCTTTCATAGTTCTGAAAACcggaagtctaaaatcaaggtgttgtcaGAGCCGCCGTTATCTCTGAagtctctaggggagaatcctttgTGTCTTCCAGCTCCTGGTGACTTCAGGTGTTCCTTGACTTGTGGCTGCTTCActacagtctctgcctctgtctttacCTGGTCTTCTCCTCTTGCCTCTATGTTTCTCTTCTCTGCGtgtctcttataaggatacttgtcattggatttaggacccacCGGGATAATCTAATGTAAATGAATCTTGAGATGCTTGATTATGTCTGTGAAGACCCCTTTTCTAAATAAGGTTACATTCACAGCTTCCAGTGGTTAAGACATAGGCATATATTTTTGAGGATCACCAATCAACCtaatacacatgtatataaaacTTGAATAAGTGCTTTGCAAACACTGTCACTGCCCAGAGCCCCTGACACCAGCCATAGTCGACCCCACCATGCTCTTTGACATCACTGTCAGTGGCGAGCCCTTGGGTCACATTTCCTTAGATCCATTTGCAGACAAAGCTATTAATACAAAGACAGCAGAAAACTTTCATGCTCTGAGCACTGGAGAGAAAGATTTGGTTATTAAGAGTTCTTGCTTTCACAGTATTATTCCAGGATTTATGTGCCTGGGTGGTGATTTCACATGCCATAATGGCACTGGTAGAAAGTCCATCTATGGGGAGAAATTTGATGATAAGGGTGTCATCCTGAAGTTTACCGGTTCTGGCATCTTGTCCATGGCAAATGCTATACTCAACACAAATGGTTCCCATTTTTTCATTTGCACTGCAAAGACTGAGTGGTTGGAAGGCAAGCATGTGGTCTTCAGCAAGGTGAAAGAGGGCATGAATAAGGTGGAAGCCATGGAATGCTTTGGGTCCAGGAATGGCAAGACCAGCAAGAAGATCATTGCTGACTGTGGAAAACGCTAACAAATTTGAATCGTGTTTTATGTTAACTACAAGAGAATTGCTTCTGTAGCTCAGGAGAGCACCCCTCCAACCCATTTGCTCACAGTATCCTATAATCGTTGTGCTATCTCTGCTATTCTTTAGGTTCCATATTTTCCTTATTCCCTTCCATGTCTAGCTGGATTACAGAGTTACATTTatgatcatgaaataaaaactaacaaaaaataaaaattgaataagaaaatatattgtaaataatGAGATCCAGGTTTCTCACTGACATGAGAAAGAAGTTACAAATAAGAGTGAAAGGTTAGAATGACCCCTGTGGTGCTGGATTAGAGTCATATTTATCAGCATgaatttatattaatatgtatacaGATACATGAGCATAAATACAGGTATTGTAGATACCTGGgttagtatacatacatatagctCCTACCTCTGTTCACTAACAGAAACTGAAGCAATGACACTCAAGTAGTAACAAGTACACATACTACTTAGATCTTTATTTCTAAataccttttgtttgtttgtttgtttgtttgagacggagtctcgctctgttgcccaggctgtagtgcagtggcgcgatcttggctcactgcaacctccgcctccc is a window encoding:
- the LOC129466860 gene encoding peptidyl-prolyl cis-trans isomerase A-like, encoding MVFNYGFNLHISNDKDCDSVSKWGSHSKENSGSTCGAFNSKLYVNLRDVFCTIPRITSIVALATAVLFVRQESNACKARKQCGLAVEYVRGKQGYELIILPLDHKIRCSENRKSKIKVLSEPPLSLKSLGENPLCLPAPVLCKHCHCPEPLTPAIVDPTMLFDITVSGEPLGHISLDPFADKAINTKTAENFHALSTGEKDLVIKSSCFHSIIPGFMCLGGDFTCHNGTGRKSIYGEKFDDKGVILKFTGSGILSMANAILNTNGSHFFICTAKTEWLEGKHVVFSKVKEGMNKVEAMECFGSRNGKTSKKIIADCGKR